One Glycine soja cultivar W05 chromosome 2, ASM419377v2, whole genome shotgun sequence genomic region harbors:
- the LOC114385182 gene encoding CASP-like protein 4D1, translating to MPEMVDSNSTPSSSTGSRTVLLLLRVLTFVFLLIALILIAIVKQTDDETGVEIKFNDIYAYRYMISTIIIGFAYNLLQMALSIFTVVSGNRVLSGDGGYLFDFFGDKIISYLLISGSAAGFGVTVELGRGVPSNSFMDKANASASLLLIAFLFTAVASTFTSFALPKKD from the exons ATGCCTGAGATGGTGGATAGTAATAGCACACCCTCTAGTTCCACAGGTTCAAGAACTGTCCTTCTCCTTTTGAGGGTCTTAACCTTTGTGTTCCTTCTCATTGCACTCATTCTCATTGCGATAGTCAAGCAAACTGATGATGAGACAGGTGTGGAAATCAAGTTCAATGATATCTATGCTTATCG ATATATGATCTCTACAATAATAATTGGGTTTGCGTATAACCTGCTGCAAATGGCGCTCTCAATCTTCACTGTGGTCTCAGGAAACCGTGTATTAAGCGGTGATGGTGGCTATCTATTTGATTTCTTCGGTGACAAG ATCATATCAtaccttttgatttccggttcAGCTGCTGGATTTGGTGTGACCGTAGAGCTGGGTAGAGGTGTACCCTCAAACTCGTTTATGGACAAGGCAAATGCTTCAGCCAGCCTTCTACTGATTGCATTTTTGTTCACTGCCGTAGCATCAACTTTCACTTCCTTTGCTTTGCCaaagaaagattaa